A genomic stretch from Rhineura floridana isolate rRhiFlo1 chromosome 18, rRhiFlo1.hap2, whole genome shotgun sequence includes:
- the POLRMT gene encoding DNA-directed RNA polymerase, mitochondrial — MSMLKLQGALLRGTESFWFGVRSYSSARAKEEARKKWACEQVELLEVLEARVKQLQADNVSEVAIDEAHLPLSRKSSFVQLAPRKAAALSPARNEHASQREDRVTSQPSRWTEKLNKEKSLKHKHILSLETKLLAVKVGPRTKVLSPQRGGLLDEREAQRTATAESRTESRGRPPKSQPANETKGCLDDTKATAVRGTSGAESLVRSRSQKSAPEKLRVPIPIWGESERKLSLSLVKEDRIQHGDIQLSILSYLDTCLFLHQLERAHHCLQSYHRSHIQRKLLDVRMYNLVMHGYAKKGCLNRVGHLFYLIGEAGLKPNLDSYATALSCMGRSRVKWNVITRCLQQLKEDGFREEDLFGESMMYEGDEEEMVLSAIQRVVPAFQRPPRCPAKTCTVPLLRDYYAKGKPVSYPKLDFTAQQLREQFQQQLALEASDAITIDSVEVTKPLTAQTINARKTLSMLRSRWRESLVQSLRESKLHLDQRKSGPLSLYPFLCVLKDNEYVDIVLRSISTLPPQGESLVVIARELGTKIYNRYILQKKNRSGLVEKVQSLYESYARLLAKDTQPDNYLPREYWEKLAVESGFSSSLASKVPAWPHSVLVQLGLHLVELMVQALKMETNLQTPGVEPKLIPVLYHVYSFRSKQQIGFIRPHPILTNLLLEAAETTLTFDSCVMPMLCPPVPWVSPHFGAYIFSSTKLMRCVDGALQHQLLLENCPHGDLYPIMDSLNQLGNCPWKVNQAILDIVISIFNHKGDEKLAVPPPPSEAPQPAKHLPSGQPLAKLTLKREVVRCRKKALEMYSLRMDTLYKLSIARHMKDRVFWFPHNMDFRGRTYPCPPHFNHLGNDLTRAILLFAEGKPLGPHGLDWLKIHLINLTGLKKKNSLRDRLAYANEIMADILDSADYPLTGQKWWTNSDEPWQTLACCMEIAKAIRAPEPAAYVSHFPVHQDGSCNGLQHYAALGRDVIGAASVNLAPCDAPQDVYSEVSQQVEVYRKCDAEQGVKIAQILDGFIGRKVVKQTVMTVVYGVTRFGGRLQIEKRLKEMEDFPQEHIWEASRYLVQQVFNSLKEMFSGTREIQSWLTESARLIAMSGRTVEWVTPLGMPVIQPYHRSKVTTINSSIQSVFLKSQHDTNQKPNTVKQKNAFPPNFIHSLDSSHMMLTALHCHRQGLTFVSVHDCYWTHALTVDEMNRVCRDQFVELHNYPILEKLSKFMLQKYCHNVPVEWKKQKTDDYKRLVRLLSSVPKRGDFDLEKVKESTYFFS, encoded by the exons AGAGCTTTTGGTTCGGGGTAAGGAGTTACTCTTCAGCTAGGGCGAAAGAGGAAGCCAGGAAAAAATGGGCATGTGAGCAAGTGGAACTCTTGGAAG TGTTGGAGGCGAGAGTCAAGCAACTGCAGGCTGACAATGTGTCGGAAGTGGCGATCGACGAGGCCCACCTGCCTCTGTCGAGGAAGAGCAGCTTTGTTCAGCTTGCCCCGCGGAAAGCAGCCGCTCTGAGCCCAGCTCGGAATGAGCACGCTTCCCAGCGTGAAGACAGAGTCACTTCTCAACCCAGTCGCTGGACTGAGAAGCTGAACAAGGAGAAGTCGCTCAAACACAAGCACATACTGAGCTTAGAGACCAAactgttggctgtcaaagtgggcCCCAGGACTAAGGTTCTGTCGCCACAGAGAGGAGGTTTGTTGGACGAGAGAGAAGCGCAGAGAACAGCCACTGCGGAGAGCCGTACAGAATCCAGGGGGcgacccccaaaatctcaaccCGCCAACGAAACCAAAGGCTGCTTGGATGACACCAAGGCGACCGCAGTCCGAGGCACTTCCGGTGCGGAGTCCTTGGTTCGTTCCAGGAGCCAGAAGAGTGCCCCTGAGAAATTGCGAGTGCCCATCCCTATCTGGGGCGAATCCGAGAGGAAGCTGTCTCTGTCTCTGGTGAAGGAAGACAGGATTCAACACGGGGATATCCAGCTCAGCATTTTGTCCTATCTGGACACTTGCCTGTTTTTGCACCAGCTCGAGAGAGCTCATCACTGCCTGCAGTCCTATCACCGTTCCCACATCCAGAGGAAACTGCTCGATGTCCGGATGTACAATCTTGTCATGCATGGCTATGCCAAGAAG GGTTGCTTGAATCGGGTCGGCCACCTCTTCTACCTGATTGGAGAAGCTGGGCTGAAGCCCAATCTGGACTCTTACGCCACGGCGTTGAGCTGCATGGGCCGATCTAGGGTCAAGTGGAATGTCATCACCAG atgcCTTCAGCAGCTGAAGGAAGATGGCTTCCGAGAGGAGGATCTCTTCGGGGAATCCATGATGTATGAGGGAGATGAAGAGGAAATGGTGCTGAGCGCCATACAGAGGGTTGTCCCAGCCTTCCAGCGCCCGCCTCGTTGCCCAGCCAAAACGTGtacagttcccctgctccgggaCTACTATGCAAAA GGGAAGCCCGTCTCTTACCCCAAGCTGGACTTCACGGCGCAACAGCTGCGGGAACAGTTCCAGCAACAGCTGGCCTTGGAGGCATCAGACGCGATCACCATCGACTCGGTGGAAGTGACCAAGCCCTTGACGGCACAAACAATCAACGCG CGGAAAACTCTCTCCATGCTGCGTTCTCGCTGGCGGGAGTCTCTCGTTCAAAGCCTGCGGGAGTCAAAGCTCCATTTAGATCAGAGGAAATCAGGACCCCTCAGCCTATATCCCTTCCTCTGCGTGCTGAAGGATAATGAATATGTGGACATTGTACTGCGG AGTATTTCCACCCTCCCTCCGCAAGGCGAGTCTCTTGTTGTCATAGCGAGGGAACTGGGCACCAAGATCTACAACAGATACATCCTTCAGAAAAAAAACAGGAGCGGTTTGGTTGAGAAAGTTCAGAGCCTGTACGAGAGTTATGCCCGACTGCTCGCTAAGGACACTCAG CCGGATAATTATCTGCCGCGCGAATACTGGGAGAAGCTGGCGGTGGAGAGCGGCTTCAGCTCTTCGCTGGCCAGCAAGGTTCCCGCCTGGCCCCACTCGGTGCTTGTGCAGTTAGGGTTGCACCTGGTGGAGCTGATGGTTCAGGCTCTCAAGATGGAGACCAACCTCCAGACCCCAGGAGTGGAGCCGAAACTCATCCCCGTCCTGTATCATGTGTACTCCTTTCGCAGCAAACAGCAG ATAGGGTTCATTAGACCCCACCCCATCCTGACCAATCTCTTGCTGGAGGCTGCTGAGACCACGCTCACGTTCGATTCCTGTGTCATGCCCATGCTGTGCCCGCCGGTGCCGTGGGTCTCCCCCCACTTCGGGGCCTACATCTTCTCCTCCACCAAGCTGATGCGGTGCGTGGATGGGGCGCTACAGCACCAGCTCTTGCTGGAGAACTGCCCCCATGGCGACCTCTACCCCATCATGGACTCGTTGAACCAGCTGGGCAACTGCCCGTGGAAGGTCAACCAAGCCATCTTGGACATTGTCAtctccatcttcaaccacaagggCGATGAGAAGCTGGCCGTCCCGCCCCCGCCATCAGAGGCCCCCCAGCCGGCCAAGCACCTCCCTAGCGGGCAGCCCCTGGCCAAGTTGACGCTGAAGCGGGAGGTGGTACGTTGCCGCAAGAAGGCCCTGGAGATGTACAGCCTGCGGATGGACACCTTGTACAAGCTGTCCATTGCCAGGCACATGAAGGACCGGGTCTTCTGGTTCCCCCACAACATGGATTTCCGTGGGAGGACCTACCCTTGCCCACCGCACTTCAACCACCTGGGGAATGACCTCACGCGGGCCATCCTCCTCTTCGCCGAGGGGAAGCCCCTTGGGCCACACGGCCTCGACTGGCTCAAGATCCACCTCATCAACCTCACGGGGCTGAAGAAGAAGAACTCTCTGCGGGACAGGCTGGCCTACGCCAACGAGATCATGGCGGACATCTTGGATTCGGCCGACTATCCGCTGACG GGCCAGAAGTGGTGGACGAACAGCGACGAACCGTGGCAGACTCTGGCGTGTTGCATGGAGATCGCCAAGGCCATCAGGGCCCCTGAACCCGCTGCATACGTCTCCCATTTCCCCGTCCATCAG GATGGTTCTTGCAACGGGCTGCAACACTACGCGGCCCTCGGGCGCGACGTTATTGGCGCTGCCTCAGTGAACCTTGCACCGTGCGATGCCCCCCAGGACGTCTACAGTGAGGTGTCTCAGCAG GTGGAGGTGTACCGCAAGTGTGATGCTGAGCAGGGGGTCAAAATCGCACAGATCTTGGACGGGTTCATTGGCCGCAAGGTGGTGAAGCAGACAGTGATGACGGTTGTGTATGGGGTCACCCGCTTCGGTGGGCGCCTCCAGATTGAGAAGCGGCTGAAGGAGATGGAAgacttcccccag GAGCATATCTGGGAAGCTTCTCGCTATCTTGTCCAACAGGTCTTCAACAGCCTCAAGGAAATGTTCTCAGGGACTCGAGAAATCCAG AGCTGGCTGACAGAAAGTGCCCGGCTCATTGCGATGTCCGGGCGGACAGTGGAGTGGGTTACACCTCTAGGGATGCCTGTGATACAACCTTACCATCGCTCGAAGGTGACAACG ATTAACAGCAGTATTCAGAGCGTCTTTCTGAAGTCGCAGCACGATACCAACCA GAAACCCAACACAGTGAAGCAGAAGAACGCCTTCCCTCCCAACTTCATCCATTCCTTGGATTCCAGCCACATGATGCTGACAGCTCTGCACTGCCACAG GCAGGGGCTGACTTTCGTCTCTGTCCACGATTGCTACTGGACTCACGCGCTCACGGTCGACGAAATGAATCGG GTCTGCCGTGACCAGTTTGTTGAGCTTCATAACTATCCCATCCTGGAGAAGCTGTCAAAGTTCATGCTACAGAAATACTGTCACAATGTCCC GGTTGAGTGGAAGAAGCAGAAGACGGATGACTACAAGAGACTGGTTCGGCTCCTCTCTAGTGTGCCTAAGAGAG GAGACTTTGACCTTGAGAAGGTGAAGGAATCCACCTACTTCTTCAGCTGA